The DNA segment ttgtatgttcaagAGAAAGAGACAAGAAGTGATAGTTCATTAGACGAATTATTTCTCTTTGTATTGTGACTGGACATTATATTGAGCATGTACTGTGTGCAAGTGACAGAGACTAGCGACGCCGGCCGTAGAAactctgacgacctctgtggctcaattggttgagtgtgtggcagctcaagccgggggtcgcgggttcgaatcccgccggcggaacaaaaagtttttcaatgttcccgggtctggatgtgtattaaatatgtgtatgatatattaaaaatcttaaatatattatgtatagtataaaataattaaatatatttccattatctggtacctgtaacacaagtccttcaggtacttagcacggggccagactgacgtggtgtgaagcgtccatagatattatattattattattataaattctcTGCTTCCTATGACCATCCATGGCCGTTACAATTTCTCTGCGTCCTATCATCGGACTCTATATTGAGTATATACTTTTCAGATCAAGGAACTAAAACTAGAAGACCCGTGGGCGCAGCGCTGCGCCCCCGCTGGCTACGTGGAGGCGAAGGACGAGATGGGGCGCCGCTGCGGTCGCGCCCCGCCGCCCAACTTGCAGGCGGTGCTGAAGAAAGCCGCAGACACGGCCAAAGAGTATATTAGTAAAAAGCATGTAAGTGTCATTTTAGATGGACATTCACAGAATCTTTTTGCCAGGTTATTCTTTGTCAAGCTGGCTGGCTTAGCGTCAATAATGCCTACACCGTAGTGTGGAAGCTGTGGCGTCACTTACCTTCTTATACACCTTATTCTAAGAATTTTATAAGATGATTTTGATGGATTATAGGtgtcattattttttatgtatggttCATCAATAAAAATGATCATTTCAGGTAGACCTACGAAAATGTATGACGCAGAAGGATGTATGCAAAGCGCTTGACGAGTTGCGTGGGGCCACTAAGATCGTCTTCCCTGCCGGTCTACCGCCTCATGACCCAGTGCGTATGGAGCTGGACAATGTGGAGGACTTGGCGGGAACCCAGGCTGCTAATGAGGTCATCGACCCGGCGCGAGCCTGCCTCTGGGCCTGTGGGAAGAAGCTACTCAGTGGGAATAAACTGAGCGACCATTTAGGTATATGAATGATGGAAGATAAAAGTgttatttgaaaataattagAAAGTAGCTTTGTTTTACTTCTTTCGTTATTTTTGTAACGaaagttacataataattgtgCAATTcatactacataaaaataaacaaagaaattagaggaaaataattaaaaaaatatatttaaaaatgcaaaTGCATCGCAACACAACACTGCTGTTTTACGTGAGccttgttttatttcttttttttttctaggtAAGAATGACAAAACCAAAGTCACGGTAAAACTGTGCACGAGCAGCGAAGGCGCGCCAGGCCGAGAACCGGTGCTCTCTGAAGAGGAGAGGAAACAGCTGATGCTGCAGGCGTACAGGAAACAGGAGGAGTGGAAGAAGTTGGAGGAGGACGATGATGATCACTACATGAACTCCAAGTGGGCAGACGGACAGAACCTGAAGAGACAGTTCCACGGTCTGAATAATATTTCTTGGAAACCAATGCTTAAGAAGTGAAGTTCTAGTTATAAATTACGTGGAAAAATGCTGAAGAAGTCAGTACATTCAAAAATGGTTATATCGAAGATCTACTAATTAGCTCCGTGTCTACCAATGACGAATATAATGCTTGTTTTACAACAATATAATCACAAACTTTTTGctctaatatgtatttaataactCATATCAATGTGTCAGTCCCGTTTCAATATTAGGTATTCAATAAAGaggataaataaatatattgttttcatttacaaaataattacaaCGCAAACACAATCCCCGAAAATTCACACGTAAGCAAGGCAGAGATTATTTAATAAGGATAAAGTGCTTCTAAATCTTTGGACTCTCCTAAAAGTGCCTCCATTACTTAAGTTAATTCTAATTTAAGTTACTTTGAACTTGACTCTTAACTTGgcttaagtaatttaaaaggtATGAATTTGAATTTCCGCTCTCAAGATGCAATTTCATGTGGCTTAAGAAATTTTAAGTTTCGGTCCTTTCTTAGTATTAAAGAACTTAGTTATTACGGCGGAATTGTCTTTGTGATGCTAACAGAAGCACGCCTTTGATGCTATGTTACAAGGAATTTTAGTAACTGCTAATATTCTGCATTATTTTATGATTACTACCCTTATTGTTACAAAAAGAGATCCTTTACATTATTGTTTTAATCACACCGTACCGTACCGtacttttgataaaaataaaagatgTACAATATCATCAGCTTTTtatcttacataatattagcagTTGCAGTTGCACTATTAGcattatttaacactttatcATACAATCAgctctaaatattaatttcaggCTAACCACTCAATCCCTTTAACGCGCTACAAATTACAAAACCGACTAACAAGGTCATACATAATTATTCTGATTCATAACGCACAATTAATTAGTATAAATAATGTACTCGATGCTGATATAAATCATTGAAATTATTATGTACGGTGAAATTAATTTCGCCGGTTATTATTTGTGGGATACATTCGCAGGTTAACTGATTCGTACATTAATGTCACCGCAACTTCCACAGCGGGTGAATTTTCCTGGATGCggcattaaaatgtatttttaaacataGCCAGCAGTGctgcataaaaaataattattgttaaattgttattgactattctatataaattaaaattaattttaaattttgttagctTCGCTAAAACTCGAGGGCGGCTGACCCGTTTTAGCTGATTTAAgtattgaaatattcgtggaagtccagcgAAGATTTATATTAGGAGGTAAGTGATATTAAGTTCACCGTTTAGTGAGATACTATAACTATTGTTGTTACTTCCAATCTCAGCTATAAATGGTGTCACAGTACAGTACCTTTACTGTAGTAGTATACCACGGTCAAGGTTTCTTTTGCTTCCACTTTTTCCCAAGCAAACGTGAGATTTGTAACATTGTTTAAGCTAGGTTCATATCTTTTGTTCGTCTCATTGATTTTGTAATTTTCATCATCAGCCTCATGTACCGCTGAATATGGAACAAactgtgattaatattaattaaaactcGGCAATAAATCATTAGCCAGTGCCGTTTAATTAGGATCTTTGTTGTGTTTGACGGTTTCATAATTACGGAGCTCATTAGCGGCGACACACCGGCCGCATCCGGGTGTATCCGGATGTTACCGATTGTTACTGGTTGTTACTGGCTGCGGCCGGATCCTGCCGATACAAATCAGGATGATTATTGTCATTATCCGGATCCTTACTCCAGaaactgatacgattttgattgacaagtgTGGTTACATGTCGATTTTAATTAAGCTTCAATATACTATTACAACAACAACGAATGTCAATATTCTGGATTCTagtaagtaattactaataagCCACAGCACGATCGTCCGCTAGAGTAGATGTCAGGGGGGTGACTCACCCCCccgggtgagccaaaatcttttcgttttcgcttcgttatagaatcgacaatgaaaatgtatggaattgacataagcgttcgttaatatgacgttgacgttcgactcgtctaatgtcaattccatacattttgatcggcgattctataacgaagcgaaaacgaaaaagttcggctaaatggccaggagtacttataaaaatatactgagATCGAGTTGCTTCAATTCTCCATTGTTTCGAGAGTACGGGGTCAGAAGTATTACTAGAACTGCAAGTAATAACAAggatttattaaaactttaaaagtttTGTATCAGTAAAGATGATGTTGTGTTTGTTTATTAATCGGCAAGTTGTGCGCATGCCCTAATTATAAGTTGTATTATACCCGCGGGGCAGCCAAGTTTCCGACTAGACGTTCAACAtgaataaactatatttttatcacAAATATTCCCAACGCACCTTTAGGTCTGAAGGTTTATGGCCTACCAGATTGCGAATAAATTATCTTAGACGATTTATTAATTCACGACAAACTTAAAATTAACGTAATATTTTTGACTAATAACTAAAGAccaaataggctacttgacctaatttttttcttcatgctaatcgcttcttaatcattcattttcaccaaaaaaactaatattttaatattttacacagtagaaacccataaaaatgttgattgaaaaatatgccttataaatggcgccgaaaacactgtccgccataatgtgacgtcatacgttttgtattttagactctctttattgaacatttttttgtgagctaaatgtacgagtcttaaagtgcccaaaaattataaaagaattaaataagaaattagaaataatttgtaatgttaaaaacttttggagaaaagttttggccatttcatttcccgtctacaataaatggatataatatataaaactgatgttttatttgaattattcaagaaaatatattttacaaatctttctacgcttattcttattatttatgaacaaataaacttacatataacgagcgcgataaataaaagatattaaattacaagtatgatgacgtcacatccaaatcggaaataccgcaaaagcgttttcgtcagtacaaatcctattttcataaaatcatattttcaaatcgactttatttatcaatcataagcttttatttgatgataagggtgaaatacggtttcctaggccaagttctactagaaatatgcatttgttcaatgaaattgaatataggtcaagtagcctaaaGGATCGTAAAATGGCTTGTAACTGGAATTCCCAAATTCTAACTCCCAATCTGGCAATAGATAAGGATAGGTACTAAAACTTGCCAATCACTTTCatgacaaataatatttaatattaagtataaattttATGTGATTTTGAGAAAATTAAATTGTAAGAGTTTACTTATTAGTCTTCCAGGCAAAACTGTCAACATCTCCTAAAAACATTAGATATCTCTACGAAATAAATTATAGTGTTTACATGGTATGCAGTAAGTGCCGAAAAAtattagcaataaaaaaatGGCATTTATAAATTAAGCTCAATCCATATTACGCCATCAGTCCATTATGCAATCAAATATTAACGGCGAAGCCAATCTCGTCTCCATATCTAACTCCCGAGGGAAAAACGTACTCGTAGATAGTTTGCGAAACACAAATTCTGTAATACAAACATTTAACTAATTACGCTGTGCCAGACTCGAgtatatacttaaattaaattagaaATTCAAAATGGCGTCGCTCTGAGGTGTGGTTTTATGCAATAACAATTACATTTAACTCGACTTCGTATAATGTGTGCGCTGATTTCATCTACTGAAGGTGCTCCTAGTTATTCACTTCCGGAGAAACTCTCTACGTTTTGCACTACGAGcactttttaaagtaatagaagtTGGAATAGTTTCAGTTTAGGATGTTgttgattatttttatgacaagtGAAAAAGGGGTAATAATAGTAGGTATGTTCCATACAGTTTAAATGGAAACTTTTCTTTATAACAGTGAATCTACTTATGATCCAGGTCATTAATTCATTATACCCTctgcagctagcgacacgaagctagcgacacatttatagaaatacatagaaaccagtttagtgtcgcgacgacacgtcgtctgcagttgtcgcgtgtcgctcggttcaTACTTGTACCTTTAGATTAGTTTCATGCTGACCGTAGATGCTCAtgtgctatattataataactagctattagaCCGAGCTTTGAGCGAGCGAGagtcgatgaaaatgacattttctaaaaatgattcctagctagatcgatttatcgcctccgaaacctatatactcaatttcatgaaaatcgttggagccgattccgagattccaattatatatatacaagaattgctcgtttaaagatataagatttgcgCACCGTCATCCGCGTCGGCGCCGATGGCccgaaatgtatgaaattctaGGAAGCGTTTTTGAGTAACGTGTAGCGGTCAGCGCCGATACTTTTAAATACATTCCGGTGTCGGCACCGACCATCAAGACAACAATAAAATCGTCCTTAGTTGGACTTTAGTAAATGCTAAGAAAATGTCAAAGCTCACGTTCCTTTCGCTGagtttaaaattcaattaaaatttgtCGGCGTAATATAGAATTTGGCGCGGGGTGTGacaaataattgtattaaagtaagtaagtacgtGATACGGCGGACGTGCCAAGTCCTGCCAGCAGTCAAGTCATCGCTAAACCTATTCAATTAAAACTTGGTCAATTTACAAGTattggtaataactaataaggtataaagttaatgtactatcagagaagttgattcctatgcaaatcggggacctaagtagtttggttgcgttacgtcaaactcagctgacagatcacaattaaaattgaattgacatattcgaccaaataacgttggtctgtcaattgcataggaatcaacttcctcgatggtatatccttttatactttatctagATACTAGACTTTTCCCCTAAACTTTTTAACAGAAGATCCCTACATTTATCCCGGATAAACTATCCATAGCTGCATTCTCGGGAACATACATTTATATGTACACATCTTTATTCCAATGACTAACGTTTTAAGCAGTGTTTTTATGTAGACTATCATTTGGTTAACTCCTATAAATTCGAGATACTATTCTAACAATTTATATTAGGTGCACTCTTCATCCACTTCTATCATCTATCTGAAATAGAATTACGAAATACCTGCACCTGCTACGGCAGTGTAGATGAGAGTAAGACAAATAAGCAAGAAAATGCTCTTAGCTCATTCTAagatctagagtctagacagcTGCTCTTGCTGGTTGTTTCTAGTGCATTTATACTTAttgtttgttaataatttaaattaaatgtaaaatggATGTAATGTCTTTTGTACTAGATAGGTTGCCTGCAATTACGCATTTCCGAGATATTGATTTATCCTTTGCCGGAACTTAGGTTTTTTATAGCAGATTTTATCAAAACAAGTTCAATGGTTACAGGGTAACgtacagtcagacagacagttgtgtttatattttatttagtttaattattagttaataaGTATAAATTGTACACGTCCTATCTGCTGTCTTATGTACTATTATATCTCTCCGTATAGAgatgctggaagagatttcttttagaaataagcagtgcCTATGTGTCGTCTTTCCATGTTAATTGTATTATCATTTGTTTCATGGGtacaataaagagttaaataaaacagacagacatactctCTCGCCAACACACACAACACAGTCCATATTTCTTAAAAACTATACATATCGCCGGATTAACTTAAAAAATCTTGTTGACGTCACAAAGTGAAGAGGTCCTCAGATTAATTTATGGACAGACCTTGACATCGGCGAAACCATCACGTGCCGGGCGCGATTCGCTGACGGAGCCGACAGCCCACAGCCCCACATATTTCACCACCCGCCATTTCCTCAACGACGACATTTTGTTGGGTTTTACGTTGTGTCACGTGATCCCAAGAAGTTTTACACTTGAAGCAATTTCCTATTTTATCGAAAGTCATTATTTAATGGACACCTAgcttaattttataaagttcaaaatcctcgacctctgtggctcagtggtgagcgcgttggtagctcaagctcaacaaaaaaagtttccaaagttcctgggtcatggatgtgtattaaatatgtgtatcatataataaaaatcttaaatatatgtatagtaaatataaaagtattaaatatatttccgttgtctggtacctgtaacacaagtccatcaggtacttaccacggggccagactgacgtggtctACGCTTGAGACACGGAACTGTCTTTGATGGAAATTCGTTTGCTATTTCGGAAATTGGATGCCAAGGAAAGGTTTATCCCGCGAAAATTCACAGGCAAAAAAGAACTTGAGCGCAACGCATTTGCAACGCAGCATCTCATCattacaaaaatgtataaaacatcACAAGCGCCGAAACGCAAAATTCCACCTCACTCCAATCAGACACATCATTGAGTCCACATAAAAAGgcttttatgaaattaatacCCATACATCATTTTTGTATCGGTAATCTAGTGTTCCCCCCCCGCCCCGGCCTCCCCCCTCTCCCCCCGCGGCAATGGAGCCATTAATCATCACGAATGAATATTGATGCGGCTGAAGGTTGATAGTTCCCATATGTCCGATTTTATTTATGGGAACAAATGGGATATTATGATTCGTGTAGTTTTTCGGGAGTACGGACATGTCGAACTTACTTTGTTGTACAAAATGTCCAGATTCTTAAGTGGGgtgtaaatatattaaattttaaatagtactaATTTTCATTTTAAGCAATTGATgctactaaaaatatataactttgTAGAGAATGAATTTAGCACGTAAGCCCCGAGTAGTTGTTACGCAATACAAAATACACTAAAATCGAAAAACGTATTCATATTTCCATATTTTCATTGGGCCCATCCAATCGAATATACCACTCGTTCGGATGGCTATTaaaatgctaaaaatataacttgTAACACGCCATACCGAATACAATCGAAACCAAAGCAGATTCggaaataaaaacattacatacacACACTAGTCAAATTTTGCATCGAAAGTTTTCAAACAATTGTAGCAGCGTCGGTTTCcgcgttttaaaatataaataaaatgtcgCCCGGAATTGTTGCGGTGCTCGTGCTAAGCCTTGGGGTACGCCGCGCTGAAGAAATGTTGTTATATACAAAATGGAAGtggaaaaataaattacttgcaTTTAAAAGCTGAACGCTTTTGACGAAATTTAAGCGTGCAGTTTACTATCATTATAATTTTGCAGTTTTCCAGTGTTCACTTTTTTCACTCCTTTGCAGTTGatgcaaaaaatcaaaatccatacttccatattaatcctacttatattatataggcgaaagtttgtttggatgtatggatgtatagatgtatggatgtgtggatgtgtggatgtatggatgtttgttactccttcacctgaacggattttaatgaagctttacaataatttagctTATAcaccagaataacacataggctacaattttaaccgacttttaaaatgagggaggtgttatgttcgttttcttatgttcaacgattactccgccgtttgttaaccgattttcaaattttttcttttggtatgtagggtatgataccctacataccaaaagaaaaattttgtattatattcacaaaagtggtgattgatgaaggatccataagcaatcgagggaattcctcaaaatttatggggaaacatgtggtgacttcggtttcgtgagaagtattctaagcatatgctacaaacaagtaagattttgcaccgaggtatacctggtataccgtggttcggaaggtgctgagagaattcctgattctttatagatacaagtttgggagtttcagcgttgttttaagaacggaaagcataatatgctactaagcaaattacattcatcatcatcatcatcactaccataatattataccatgcatcgtcccatgattatgagccttttcatagtcttttagatcgaggctcgagtttgtcaagcgataatttaaaaaaatctatacttaatattataaacctgaagagtatgtttgcttgaatgcgctaatctcaggaactacaggtccgatttaaaaacttatttcagtgttagatatctcatttatcgagtaaggctatattatattatattatattatattatattatattatattatattatattatattatattatattatattatattatattatattatattatattatattatattatattatattatattatattatattatattatattatattatattatattatattatattatattatattatattatattatattatataatattatattattcggaGTGAAGTTTTGCTTCTCACAGCTCTCGCTGGCATTCATCTCAGTCCCGCCCCGAAACCTTCAGGGAGAGGGTACTGCGGATTCGCCTTCGTCTGTTAGTATGTTACTTCCCAAAACTTTTGAAATAATTGTACTTGTGTAAATAGCTGTTTGTTTTTGCATTATGGTTAGATCCAATTTAGCATCCAGTGTGTCACAGTATCTACGGATGCTCTTGGCGACAATTCCTGTTGCTCCTATTACAATTGGTACGATGATGGCTTTGGTTTTCCAGAGTctagttatttcttttttcagcAGATGGTACTTGGTTAATTTTTCCATTTCTTTAGCGCCAATATTGTAGTCGGTGGGTATTGTGACATCTATCAGGTAAGTGATGTTTTGTTGCTTGTCTATGTATATTATATCCGGTCTATTGTGGATAACTTGTACGTCTGTCTGTACTGGCATCTCCCACATGAGTTTGGCTATATCGTTCTCTTTAACTTGGGGTTGCGTGAGCTTATCTCTCCACCATAACTGCTCTGTattgaaattgtgttttttgcttAGGGCCCAGTAAATATATTGAACGATATTGTTGTGTCTTTGTGTGTACTGTATTCCTGCTAATTTTTCGCAACCTGAAACTATGTGTTGGATTGTTTCATCTTTGGTAAAGCATATTCGGCATTTTCCATCTACCTCTTTCTTTAGTATATCTCGTTCGAACTGTTTAGTTATTATAGATTGGTCCTGGATTGCAAAAATGGCAGCTTCTAGTGTAGGGGATATCATTTGTTTTTTGATCCAATTAAACGAGAGATTTTTGTCAATATTTTCCTTTTCTAGGACTTGTTTATGGAATTGTGCGCGCAAGGGTTTCGACTTCCAGttatgtattttcttttttaatatagCTTTTTTAATATCCgtctcatattatattatattatattatattatattatattatattatattatattatattatattatattatattatattatattatattatattatattatattatattatattatattatattatattatattatattatattatattatattatattatattatattatattatattatattatattatattatattatattatattatattatattatcacgcttaTCGTAATAGTCTattacgaccgaagaaactcaggaaaatgtggtaaaaacggggaaaatattagaaagggtttatctcacgaactactggagcaatttttatggcaatatttggcacttatatagagtagaccacgtgaaaggggtatttatagctatttttattcgaaaatgtacggtttctgtgaaattcctaatttacgcgggcgaagccgcgcgggacatctagtacataatataggtattataaatgcgaaagtgtgtatgtctgtctgttacctcttcacgcccaaactgctcaaccgattttgctaaaaggtaggagataatattatactttgagacccgggataggacacaggatacttttaatcgcggaaaatgtacggttccagcgggAAAAACTAATTTCATAATGTAGCATATGTACTGATCTAATTCGGAAAGCTGGCTATATTATAGCCTACCAGAacctgatggcaaaaagtgagaaaagaaattgactagcaataccggggtagttggaataaaacatttttatcatttatgttccttatagcggctgattctgtgtgtgaaacatgcaaattaaaaaaaaaatccaaatcaATGATAaaggttattttttttcatctgcaatcaaaatttgccatcagatcctggtgaGTGAGTGGTGGACCAATAGTAATATTTCGTATTTTTGGCAATACATGCGAGTTTCTTACAGAAAATTGAATCGTTTGTAGGCATCATGCAGAATGTTTTTCCTTTCAACCATTTCGAAAATAAAACACACGTTTAATCATGGTTAAATTCCCAAGCATGCTGATAATCAAGCTGCATACAAGCACTATAAAATGGCTAAAGCTGTTAATGAGCTCAAATAGTTCCGGGGTCAATTTGGCCAGAGAGAGTTTGCATTGGAAACTCATCTGTTGGTTTAGGGTTATGTTCCATTTAATGCAATGAGTTCGGACTATTGCCACTGCAAGTTTGATTTGATTTCAATACATTGGAATTTAAGACCAAATCAACTTGCGTAagggtttaaaaataattttaaaaattgaattGGGAACATGTGTAACGAACGTGCTGCGAACTGGTGTCGCTTATCCGAAACTAACAAGTCTACAATTTACTTGACTTGACTTGCTGCAACCAAAACTGCTCCTTACAAATAAAACGCTGCCAGCTGGCGCCAAAAACCGAAAACGGAGAGGTAACATATCCTTAGAGTTAACAGAcgaactttcgcatttatagcaTTAGTATGAATTATTCAGGATTTAAGTACCTGTACAATATGTGTTGCCACCTAAAGTTCCTGCATGTTCCCTATAAGTTCCTCCTGATAAAGTATGCACACATACGTAATAAATCAAACATGAAAAGGATTATGACGAGTGAAAGGATAATTGCGAGACCCTTCCCTCGAGCATGAAATAATAAATCCAGGCCTTTACTAAATAAAGTACAACTTTATACCGAAACCATTTTCATAAATCCATAAAAATAGCACTCTCCTATAAGCCGGGCCCTTTACTACGCGCCGTAATATGATGATCTCGAAGCGATCTCCCTGGACAGGGCAATATCCCTTGCTGCTATAAATAACGACCCGCGTAAATATTATATCGGCGCCGAGCAATCTACTGCGGACATAACGTTAAGTGTTATAGGCGGCCGAATACGATTCACCGCCATGAAAAATATATGAAAGCCCGCCGCGAAGATTTTtggtaaatattgtattaatgtagGTATTATTGGGACACTTTAAACTGATGACCGGTTCCCGAAAATAAATGATCACACGATCATGAAATAGTAGGAATTCTGATCAGAATccagtacttattttataaagaaTAGGTCCTTAACGAAAACGTGCCTGTCGATCTGTCTTGTCTGTTTATTCGTTAGTTTGTTTACATCTTTACGCTTTAACATGCCCACAACCCCATTGCGATGAAAGTTACttatcgcgcaagaaccgtacatttttccaggataaaaagtattttttgtcctttcccgggactcaatactttgagtatctccataccaaatatcagcaaaatcagattagcggtttgggagtgaagggcccgaaaaggtaacaga comes from the Aricia agestis chromosome 6, ilAriAges1.1, whole genome shotgun sequence genome and includes:
- the LOC121727558 gene encoding cilia- and flagella-associated protein 298-A; this encodes MVVLHVKRGDESQFLHETSIDSLVDDVVKDIVGIYNGRLKVTRICYEMEELSSHGTFLPLEMQGLTDEQIKELKLEDPWAQRCAPAGYVEAKDEMGRRCGRAPPPNLQAVLKKAADTAKEYISKKHVDLRKCMTQKDVCKALDELRGATKIVFPAGLPPHDPVRMELDNVEDLAGTQAANEVIDPARACLWACGKKLLSGNKLSDHLGKNDKTKVTVKLCTSSEGAPGREPVLSEEERKQLMLQAYRKQEEWKKLEEDDDDHYMNSKWADGQNLKRQFHGLNNISWKPMLKK